A genomic window from Cucumis melo cultivar AY chromosome 8, USDA_Cmelo_AY_1.0, whole genome shotgun sequence includes:
- the LOC103484676 gene encoding TSL-kinase interacting protein 1 isoform X2, whose product MPHPRTKIKLQLFPINEKTRMALEKEGYHPYLELTLKARKKMSSVLNHLISKWGSNVARGELTLFPYSNSSSLVSGLKWTLEDCDISAGDVYAAVGGPSIFRLRYGWVSTSVPKFHSFSKGLEKGCSSTLQIIHGEGKQSARTMDEIKSSNMNEGKNTAAPDKNVGCRTNPMGNEPPLDSGRQSSSECGILQFDSISNISMGGLLSEASLMGKFSSWDPKTTGGNASVQPAEVITDSLDACIAAAQMRFSGVSKQPHNEHHSSILDAEQTCDAFSMKRLPSSSKDTLSLDASTRGTFQDADSKLFKFPKTPQAHSRSDLSQDPAGKESKTDLTFCSRVYHDESSLGLSGINWSDSLGPFDLGLAVSRKVSSSGDSLSSGFVR is encoded by the exons ATGCCCCATCCTCGCACAAAAATCAAACTTCAACTTTTTCCAATAAATGAAAAGACGCGTATGGCATTGGAAAAG GAGGGATATCATCCATATTTGGAACTGACTTTAAAGGCTCGAAAGAAAATGTCTTCGGTTTTAAACCATCTAATTAGCAAGTGGGGATCTAATGTAGCACGAGGGGAGCTCACGCTTTTTCCATACAGTAATTCATCAAGTCTTGTCAGTGGTCTAAAATGGACTCTGGAAGATTGTGACATCAGTGCTGGAGATGTCTATGCAGCTGTTGGAGGTCCTTCAATTTTCCGCTTAAG ATACGGCTGGGTCTCCACATCCGTTCCAAAATTTCATTCATTCTCGAAAGGGTTGGAGAAAGGTTGCAGTAGTACCTTGCAAATCATACATGGGGAAGGCAAACAATCTGCGCGAACGATGGATGAGATCAAGTCAAGCAATATGAATGAAGGGAAGAACACTGCAGCACCAGATAAGAATGTGGGTTGTCGAACTAATCCAATG GGTAATGAACCACCATTAGATTCTGGTCGTCAGTCGTCATCAGAGTGTGGAATCCTGCAGTTTGATAGTATATCGAATATAAGCATGGGAGGCCTCCTTTCTGAAGCTTCCTTAATGGGAAAATTCAGTAGCTGGGATCCAAAGACAACAGGGGGCAATGCGAGCGTGCAGCCGGCTGAAGTAATAACCGACTCCCTTGATGCATGCATTGCTGCGGCCCAGATGAGATTTTCTGGAGTTTCAAAGCAGCCCCATAATGAACATCATTCGTCTATTTTGGATGCTGAGCAGACTTGTGATGCATTTTCTATGAAAAGACTCCCTTCGTCGAGCAAAGATACTCTTTCTCTAGATGCTAGTACTAGGGGCACCTTCCAAGATGCggattccaagttgttcaaattTCCTAAAACACCTCag GCCCACAGCCGATCTGACCTTTCTCAAGATCCTGCTGGTAAAGAATCCAAAACTGATCTGACATTCTGTTCGCGGGTTTATCATGATGAAAGCAGCCTTGGCCTGTCAGGAATCAATTGG AGCGACTCCTTAGGACCCTTTGACCTTGGCTTGGCTGTTTCCCGTAAGGTCTCCTCCAGCGGTGATAGTCTTAGCAGTGGATTTGTCAGATAA